The genomic segment GTTATTCCTATATGGTGAGCCCTGATGCCGATGACTACCTTCTCAGTATGTGTGGATTCACCCAGCATGTTGTGATGCAAGATAGGTCACTGCAACTGCTTGCCTTGTTCTGTGACACTACCTATCGGCAGCAGATGGCTATCTTTGACATTCCCGTGCGCTTTACAACCAGATGTGAAAAGATGGCAAATGGTAAGATGGGAATTGTGCAGATTCCCATCAAGGATTATTTGCCCAAGAGTCCAGATGCTCGCAACGATGGATTCATGTCCTGCTGTGGTGATTTGTACGCCAAGACCTGCTTTGACAAATTCCTGCAGGAGTCGGGATTTACGCAGAGTACAGCAGCTGTCGCCGCATCCTATGGTATTCCGGAAGAAGGGCTACTGTGTATCTTGAACCAGAACGGCATCATTAAGGAGAACGAGGATGATGCAGGTTGGGAGTTGGCAGAGGCGTTAAAGGATTCGGAGCTGATTAGAGAAAAGACAGGAACGGACGGAATGCCAGAAAAGCAATGGACTTATAAAGGTCAATACTATATCTGGGCGTTGATCACCAACAATTGCTCTGTCAGACCTCGTTGTGATAGAAGCAACTATCAGAAGTGATAATCATACGATTTGTTTATTAATAAAAAGGAAAGGACGCTGGCTCGTGAGGGTCAGCGTTTTTTGTGCCCTGATGTTAAGGAAGGAATGAAAAGTATATAAAGCAGATAAAAAGGCATCGTGATTGAAATAATCGCAGTACCTTCGCAGCCGAAAACGAAAAACAGGATAACACGAAAAAGAAAATACTATGAAATTCACAACACTATTGACAATCATCATCACGGGCTATGTCATCTATTATGCCTATCAGATTATCCACGACCTGTTCTTTACTAAGGGTGTGCTGTCTGATGAGCTGCACATAGAGGAAGAGGTGGACATCACGGGCGAAGTTGAGAAATACCAGCCTGTCAAGGTCAGTAGGGAAGACATCCCGCTGACAAAGACATCCACTAAGGAGGAAACCTCTCAGGATGACGGACTGACTCAGATGTGCGGTGGCTACACCATTGATGAGCTGCACAATGCCCTCAGAGAGGAGCATGACAATCCAGGCAGCACAGCCCTGAAAGATGTGATGAAGCTTTACGAATAGACTTAAACCTTACGGATGAAAAACACACAATCCCACTTTAAGATTTTTCAAAAAAACAAGTAAAACAATGAAAAACACACTATGCAGAAAAACTGGAGCAAGCTCTGCTCCCTTTTGAAGTCATGTAAGACGAAACTGTCTTACCAAGGTTTGAGACTCGCCAGCTTGGCGTTGATGTTGATGATGAGCACGGGCTATGCTATGGCCGATGCCGGATCGAGTGCCATCACAGGTGCTGTAGGTACCTTCAAGGGTTACATCGACCCAGTACGAAACCTTCTCTATGTGATTGCCGCAGTGGTCAGCATCATTGGAGCCTTCAACGTGTTCTACAAGATGAACAATGGCGACCAGGATGTCAAGAAGACCATCATGATGACCATTGGCGGTTGTGCCGCACTGGTAGCGATGGCCGTTGCCCTGCCTAAGTTCTTTGGCTATTAAGCTATGGAAGCGAACTACGCAGGTTACCCCGTGTATAAAGGTCTCCAGATGCCCTTGGAGTTTATGGGCATCCGGGGACGCTTTATCCTCATTGCCGCAGCCACCTTCGGAGCAGCTTTCCTCGGCTTCATTGCCGGATATGTCCTCTTTGGACTCGGTATCGCCCTGCTTGTGCTGGGTGTCAGTGCCGGAGGCGGTCTGCTTACCATCTATCTGAAGCAAAGAAACGGCTTGCATACCAAGCAGAAAGAAAAAGGAATCAAACACTATCATCATCTGTATGAGCACTAGGAAAAACACACTGGACGGACTTTTTACGGGCATCGAGGATATTACCGATGCACGGGGCAGAGTTGTCAATACCGTGCTGTATAGCAAGGCAGGCAACTACAGTTCTATCTTCGAGATAGAGAACCCCGTGCAGCAGTATTGTACCGATGCAGACCAGTACTATGCCTTTATGAACGTGCTGGATCATATCCTCCAGACCCTTGGTGAAGGCTATGCCCTGCAGAAGCAGGACATCTTCTGCCGACAGGCCTACCACCATGACATCACCCCTGATATGGAGTTCCTGACCCAAAGCTATTTTAAGTACTATGAGGGCAGACCCTATACCGAAATCCGCACTTTTATTGTCATCACCCAGGAAACCCGGAAGAGCACCTTTGTTGCCTATGACCCCAAGAAATGGGCAGAGTTCAATAACAAGGTGCAGAAGGTAAAGGACATTCTGGAGGAAAAGGGCTTGCCACACCATTTGTTAGACAGGAAGGAGATAGACGAATACCTCCACCGCTTCATGGCCTTTGACTTCAAAAAAGGACCATTCGGTATGACGAACTTAAAGTGTACTGATGAGTGCCTGAAGATGGGCGATAAAGTCGTCAAGAACTTCTCACTCGTTGACATCGACGTGATAGACCTGCCGAATGTCATTCATCCTGTGCAGACCAAGCCCGTCAACGGCTATCCGGTCAGCACCGATTTACTGTCGTTTCTCTCCACAGTACCCCTGACGGACTGTGTGGCCTATAACCAGGTCATCCAGATACCAGCCCAGAGAAAGGAACGTCAGCGACTCATAGGAAAAAGTAAGCGACATGCCTCCATGCCAGACCCCAGCAACAAGATTGCCAAGGCCGACATCGACGAGGTTCTGGAAGTCATTGCTACAGAACAAAAGTCACTCGTCTGGACAAACTTCAATGTTCTCGTGTCCTGTAAGCCAGAACATCTGACCAAGGTCACCTCCTACTTAGAAACCAAACTCTTTGAGGTGGGCATAGCCCCAAGCAAGTCAGCCTATAACCAACTGGAACTGTTTATGGACTCCTTCCCCGGCAATGCTTATAGCTTCAATAAAGACTATGACCTCTTCCTGACCCTGCAGGACTCGGCTTTGTGCCTCTTCTATAAGGAGCGCATGAAGCATGACGAGGTGACACCGCTGAAGGTATTCTATACCGACAGACAGGGAGTGCCTATAGCCATTGATTTCACAGGAAAGGAAGGAGAAAAGAAACTCACCAACAACTCTAACTTCTTCTGCTTAGGCCCAAGTGGCAGTGGCAAGAGCTTTTCGACCAATACCGTGGTTCGCCAGTTGATTGAGCAGGACACCGATGTCGTGATGGTTGATACCGGTGACTCGTATGAAGGTATCTGTGGCTATTTCCATGGCACCTATATCAGCTACAGCAAGGAGCATCCAATCTCGATGAACCCTTTCAAGGTCAGTGATGTAGAGTATCAGCAGAACTTCGGAGAGAAGAAAAACTTCCTGAAGTCCCTCATCTTCCAGATTTTCAAAGGTAACAAAGCACCTGAAAAACTGGAGGACACCATCATAGATACCGTGCTGAACGAGTATTATGATGCGTACTTCCATCCCTTTAGTGGTTATACCAGCGAAGAGAAGGAAGAGCTGCGGAAGCAACTCTTACTGGCTGACAAGCGTAACGGGAAGTACGGTGAGTATATCGAGGCCATTGAGAATGACAAGGATGTTGTGGAGGAAGGAACCACGGATTCAACGGATTGTACGGATAGAGCAGGCAGACAGAGCTACAGCGAGGATGAAAAGGCACACCATGCCAAGGTGCAGCGCATCGTAGAGAAACTGCATAACCTCGCCAATGATTCTGCTGCCAGTGCCGGAGAGCGTGTACATGCCAATAACCAGCTGATGCGTCTGATGCCAGAGCTGATAGAAGGTCACTATCTGATGAAGATAGACCAGCGGATAGAGCGTATGGAGCGGCAGAAGCGTGACCTGAAAGTGACGAAGCTGAGCTTTGATACTTTTTATGAATACGCCTGTGAACGCATTCCTCAGATGATGGACGAGAAGAGCATAGCCTTCCCCATCAATGAGTTTGCCGCTATCCTGGAACCCTTCCATAAGGGAGGAAAGTTGGAAACCATCCTCAATAACGACATGGACTTGAACCTCTTTGATGAGAAGTTCATTGTCTTTGAGATAGACAAGATCAAGGATGACCCCGTGCTGTTCCCCATTGTAGTGCTGATTATCATGGATGTCTTTTTGCAGAAGATGCGCATCAAGAAGGGACGCAAGGCACTGATTATCGAAGAGGCATGGAAAGCCATCTCCTCACCCACGATGGCAGAGTATATCAAGTACCTGTATAAGACGGTGAGAAAGTTCCACGGCATTGCAGGCGTGGTGACTCAGGAACTCGGTGATGTGATAGACTCTCCGATTGTCAAGGAAGCCATCATCAACAATAGCGACATCAAAATCCTTCTCGACCAAGCCAAGTTCAAGGACAGGTATGGTGAGATAGCTGCCATCCTCGGTATCACTGACGTACAGCGACAGCAGATCTTTACTATCAACTCACTGGACAACCATGAGGGACGTAACTACTTCAAGGAAGTCTGGATATGCAGAGGTCAGAGTGCCGATGTCTATGGTGTGGAAGAGCCTCCTGAGTGCTATATGGCCTATACGACTGAACGCGCAGAGAAGGAAGCCCTGAAAATCTATATCAAGCACTATGGCGATGATACCGTAGAGGGCATCCGCCACTTCTGTCAGGATATGGAGAAGGCTGGACTGACAGGTAAGTATTTGAAATTCGCCAACGAAGTCAACAAGCAACAAAACGTGATGGAACTATGGGACAAAGTAGCATAAGACGACAAAGAACAAAGGTTGTGGTACTGTTGCTGGCTGCACTGGTCAGCACAGTTCCTGCCAATGCCTGGTGGCGTTGGAACATTGACTATTGGACTATTGCGCAGGTTGGAGAGAATACCGCTGCCGAATCTGGAGCAGAGGGAATACATAACAACGCCCTCACTGAGCAGAGAAAGAAACAGGAACGCATTGCCGAGTATACCACAGCTATCAATGTCATCAGACAGCTCTATAAGCAGTCCATGCAGAATACCAAAGGCTTCGGAGAGGAAAGCAGATACTATCAGCTGATAGGTGAGAATGCCCTGTATATTGTGACCAATATCCCTGTAGCAGTGAGCTGGCTCACCAGAAAGCCGCATATTAACCTGCCGCTGTGCCTGAATGAAATCAGTAACCTGACCATGAAGACAGAACAGTGTATAGCAGGCTTTGTGAACATCGTCAACAATGGTCATGTCAAGTCGCCGCTGAAGGATAATTCGCTAATACCAGGTGGAGGTGGCGTAGCCAACATCGGTCAGGATGACGGCTACAACTTTATGAGCCGTTCAGACAGGATGGGTATGGCCAATGACATACTGGAGGACTTGGTGATTGTCAGGAACAACCTCGACTATCTTATCTTCATGTGCCAGACTAACAACGGACTTGAAGACCTGCTGATGGAGTTGGATCCAGATACATGGTGTAATGCCATGCAAATGAAGTGGTCGGTTGGTGACATTGTCAGTGGATGGGAAGACTTCTCTTAAAGTGAAAAGTGAAGAGTGAAAAGTGAAAAATTTGCTACCGCAGAAGTACGAATGAAGAGAATAAAGCTAACCATATTCGCAATCATGGTGGGAATGATATTTTCACATACAGGACTTGCTGGAATCTTGCCAAATGACCTGCCAACCATTGAAGCACTGATAGACCAGCATAAGGAGTGTATGAGTGCCGAAGATGAGAGCAACCGCCAGTTGGCTGCCAATGCCTCTATCAAGGCTATGGTGAAGGATGTCGCCCAGAAGTATGATGATGTCAAGAGTATTCTCGACAAGAAGAGTAATGATGCCTTGTCGTATCTGGCTTTGGCAGCAGAGATGAGCCGTTGCGTGACGAATACTGTCAGACTGACGAATGAGTATTCCGAGTTTACCCGCTTTGCAGCAGACCATCTCAAAGGCAAACCGTTGGTTGCTTGGTATGCCTTTGAAGCCAATTACAAGGTATCGAAAGAGATCAAGAATATCAGGAAACTCTACCTTGCTGTGGCAGCATCAGAAACACAGTTCTTCAGAGCTACCAACAAGGAACGCATGAATATCATCTGGACGCTGAACCAAAGCATTACGAATATGCGTGACGTCATCCAGCAAGCATACGTATGGTGTGACCTGTTGGTAGGTGGGTATTTTCACGAGAGTCATATTTGGGAGATTATCGATACGTCCGTACTAGAGGAAATAGGAAAAAGCGTAATAAAAGATTGGCCAATATGAGAAAGACATTGATTACAATAACGATGGGTTTGGCTTTACTGCCGCAGATGAGTAAGGCTCAGGTCTATGATGAAGAAAAACGTCTGCAATGGCGGTCGATGGAAACCGGCCCGTTGGAGTTTGAACCGAAGTTCTACTATTGGCTGTTTCATAACAACTATGCCCATCATGAGTGGGAATGGGAGTGGCATGGACTGTTCCATAGCGGATTCTATCTGAACCTGAAGCCCCATAAGAGCGATGCCAAGCCACTGTTGCCGAAACGTACGTTAGGTGCTGCTACTGATGAGTGGACACGGGAATCCACTGATGCCCAGGAGAAGAACTTCAAGCATCAGCTGGAGCAAGAGACATTGGCAGCAGCAGACCGCCGGATTGATGCCGCCTATCTGCTCTTCAAGGATGACTTTGACGAGATGCAGCAGAAAATCTCTGCAGGACTAACCTATTGCATGGCCAACAGCAAAGGCGATACCAATGTCATATCCTTGGTTAACAGCCTCTCCAATCAGAACCGCTTTATCACGGAGCAAGTCAGTTACGTACATAAGAGCAGTAACGGCTATGAGCTGGAGAATGCCAAACGGGAAGAGTGCTATATCAAGCTGAAAGCTGATATGGAGAAGGTGACACAAAGCACCATTGACTTGATGAGATATGTAGAAGTTTCAAAATAGTAAAAACGATGAATGAATTATTAAACTGTAATGTGGGCTGTATCTTCCTGACAATGGGCTTGCCGACACTCGATCCAGTGATGACCAGTGTGCTGGACTATATCCACCAGCATGCCTTGTTCTTGGGTTCGTGGGGAGGCTTTGCCAAGTCGTTAGGACTGATACTTGCCATGTGTGTGACCAGCTATGAGTGCTGGATGATGATGCTTGGACGGCGAGGCATTGACGTGATGAAGCTGTTCAGGATAGTAGGTATCTCACTGTGTATCGTCTCTGCCAATGCCATTGCCGATGCCGTGGCAGCCCCAGGTGAACAGATGGGACGTGTGATGAAAGCGCAGGCTACCAGAAGTCACCAGCGTATCGATGCACTGGAAAAACATGAGGCAAAACTCCAGAGCCAGTACCTCGATAAGCTACGGGCGCATAACGACTCACTGGACAGAAAACGCAGGGCAGAAGCCAAACTGTCAGAAGATTCCCATTGGTGGGAGGAAGTCGCCTATGCCGTGAAGAACATGGACAATGCCGTGGAGCAGTGGGCCAAGGAAGCCGCTGTTATTGCAGAGACCAAGACGGCAGAGACCATCAATATGCTGATACGGTATATCGGGGAGATTATCTATCAGGTGGTCTATTTCGGAATGCTGTTAGGTCAGGCCTTCATGATGAACGTGCTGAAAATCTTCTGTCCCGTAGCCTTTGCCCTGAGTATCGTACCACCTTGGGCCAGTGCGTGGAGCCAATGGATTAGTAAGTATGTGAGTCTGTCGCTATGGGCACCCTTGATATATATGTGTAGCATCTATGCGGACATGATACTGAAATATACCATCCTACAGGACACCACCGCCTACACCACACTGCTTGGAAGTGCCAGCTATACCTGGGGAGAGATAGGAGGACTTGGAATGCAGGGCATCGGAAGTACCTGTATGTATGTAGTAGGATTGTTGGTAGGAGCCATGCTCATCAAGTTCGTGCCAGAGCTCGCCTCATGGATAGTACCAGGAGGAGCCAGCAGCAGTATCGGTTCAGCTGTCAGCAGCATGACCACAGCAGGAGCAGCAGCCGTCGGAGGTACAGTAGGTGGTGTTGTCGGTGGAACCATCGGAGTGACAAGACATACTGTAGGCGGAGCCGTCAAGGGAGGCGTGACAGGATATGCATCATCAGAAGGCGGTGGATTGAGCGGCGCATGGAATGGTGCCGTATCTGGAGGCCGTCGCGGATTCGAGCGAGGTATGGACTTCAATGTCGGTACGCACATGAGAGACAAACAGTATAAGTAAGTGAAAAGTGAAAAATTAAACAGATATAACCATGTTAATAGAAAGTTTAGAGAAGAAGACAAAATTGGCTATGTTCACGGTATTGCTGGCAGTCTGTGCCAGCACCGTGATT from the Prevotella sp. E15-22 genome contains:
- a CDS encoding TraG family conjugative transposon ATPase; this translates as MSTRKNTLDGLFTGIEDITDARGRVVNTVLYSKAGNYSSIFEIENPVQQYCTDADQYYAFMNVLDHILQTLGEGYALQKQDIFCRQAYHHDITPDMEFLTQSYFKYYEGRPYTEIRTFIVITQETRKSTFVAYDPKKWAEFNNKVQKVKDILEEKGLPHHLLDRKEIDEYLHRFMAFDFKKGPFGMTNLKCTDECLKMGDKVVKNFSLVDIDVIDLPNVIHPVQTKPVNGYPVSTDLLSFLSTVPLTDCVAYNQVIQIPAQRKERQRLIGKSKRHASMPDPSNKIAKADIDEVLEVIATEQKSLVWTNFNVLVSCKPEHLTKVTSYLETKLFEVGIAPSKSAYNQLELFMDSFPGNAYSFNKDYDLFLTLQDSALCLFYKERMKHDEVTPLKVFYTDRQGVPIAIDFTGKEGEKKLTNNSNFFCLGPSGSGKSFSTNTVVRQLIEQDTDVVMVDTGDSYEGICGYFHGTYISYSKEHPISMNPFKVSDVEYQQNFGEKKNFLKSLIFQIFKGNKAPEKLEDTIIDTVLNEYYDAYFHPFSGYTSEEKEELRKQLLLADKRNGKYGEYIEAIENDKDVVEEGTTDSTDCTDRAGRQSYSEDEKAHHAKVQRIVEKLHNLANDSAASAGERVHANNQLMRLMPELIEGHYLMKIDQRIERMERQKRDLKVTKLSFDTFYEYACERIPQMMDEKSIAFPINEFAAILEPFHKGGKLETILNNDMDLNLFDEKFIVFEIDKIKDDPVLFPIVVLIIMDVFLQKMRIKKGRKALIIEEAWKAISSPTMAEYIKYLYKTVRKFHGIAGVVTQELGDVIDSPIVKEAIINNSDIKILLDQAKFKDRYGEIAAILGITDVQRQQIFTINSLDNHEGRNYFKEVWICRGQSADVYGVEEPPECYMAYTTERAEKEALKIYIKHYGDDTVEGIRHFCQDMEKAGLTGKYLKFANEVNKQQNVMELWDKVA
- a CDS encoding DUF4133 domain-containing protein — protein: MEANYAGYPVYKGLQMPLEFMGIRGRFILIAAATFGAAFLGFIAGYVLFGLGIALLVLGVSAGGGLLTIYLKQRNGLHTKQKEKGIKHYHHLYEH
- a CDS encoding DUF5045 domain-containing protein; the protein is MRKTLITITMGLALLPQMSKAQVYDEEKRLQWRSMETGPLEFEPKFYYWLFHNNYAHHEWEWEWHGLFHSGFYLNLKPHKSDAKPLLPKRTLGAATDEWTRESTDAQEKNFKHQLEQETLAAADRRIDAAYLLFKDDFDEMQQKISAGLTYCMANSKGDTNVISLVNSLSNQNRFITEQVSYVHKSSNGYELENAKREECYIKLKADMEKVTQSTIDLMRYVEVSK
- a CDS encoding DUF4134 domain-containing protein, with translation MQKNWSKLCSLLKSCKTKLSYQGLRLASLALMLMMSTGYAMADAGSSAITGAVGTFKGYIDPVRNLLYVIAAVVSIIGAFNVFYKMNNGDQDVKKTIMMTIGGCAALVAMAVALPKFFGY